A genomic region of Papaver somniferum cultivar HN1 chromosome 7, ASM357369v1, whole genome shotgun sequence contains the following coding sequences:
- the LOC113293800 gene encoding protein ACCELERATED CELL DEATH 6-like, whose protein sequence is MFCKEDGSRLNNLDETFTSFCRTPSHIAVISGDIEFATKILAMRPDLALKQDSNGFTPLHLASVRRSLPMVRLLLENKPAGASILQDEDGRTPLHLAAMKNRVDIMKLLLEEGLPEAIHLKNHNTGETILHCCVTSDSSIKTLELLVNQVVHAPLSEENPNLISINSTDNSGNTILHLATKMGNMKITNYLLLNDNVKINIKVVNENRLKALDMLPQAKGNDLKFGFYSYYVHHETHKSKALSENGVHEGLKDRVNAIMVVATLVAGIAFQAAMNPPCGVWQDDSKVNSNTDPVTFAYYLESRYGSSLSDGFDKFFDENVPDRAYSDEQYDGLYNLVNGLMELQGGDDYYDMTADGLILDDSAFTKVVSNYSNSWNSSNGVFFPYLIRYAGYPILAYKYPTEYVYYMITNGVAFLVSLTIIFLVICGFMNGTSVTQVRILVVLMCIPIGCIAFGYMSIIEAMVPDFYTQAVCVCCTPNISWSLVLTGSTLVLRLGCMEDIY, encoded by the exons ATGTTCTGTAAAGAAGATGGCTCTCGTCTTAATAATCTAGATGAAACATTTACTAGTTTCTGCAGGACTCCGTCACACATAGCAGTTATCTCTGGCGATATCGAATTCGCAACAAAAATTCTAGCTATGAGACCTGATCTTGCATTGAAACAAGACTCGAATGGATTTACTCCACTTCACCTTGCTTCTGTGAGAAGGAGTCTTCCAATGGTGAGATTATTGCTAGAGAACAAACCTGCAGGTGCTAGTATACTTCAAGATGAAGATGGAAGAACACCTCTACATCTAGCAGCTATGAAAAATAGAGTGGATATCATGAAACTACTATTGGAAGAAGGACTACCCGAAGCAATTCACCTAAAGAATCATAATACTGGTGAGACCATACTACACTGTTGTGTAACAAGTGATAGTAGTATTAAGACCCTAGAGCTATTAGTAAACCAGGTTGTACATGCGCCACTTTCAGAGGAAAATCCAAATCTTATATCTATCAACTCCACGGACAACAGTGGCAACACCATCTTGCACCTTGCTACAAAAATGGGGAATATGAAG ATTACAAATTATTTACTGCTGAATGATAATGTAAAAATTAATATAAAGGTGGTAAACGAGAACCGCCTCAAAGCCTTGGATATGTTACCGCAAGCTAAAGGGAATGACCTAAAATTCGGGTTTTATAGTTATTATGTACACCATGAGACGCATAAGAGTAAAGCTTTGTCTGAAAACGGTGTTCATGAAGGGCTGAAAGACAGGGTCAATGCAATAATGGTGGTGGCAACGTTGGTAGCAGGAATCGCATTTCAAGCTGCAATGAACCCTCCATGCGGGGTTTGGCAAGATGATTCTAAAGTTAACTCTAATACCGACCCCGTTACTTTTGCTTATTATCTGGAGTCAAGATATGGCTCCTCCTTGTCTGATGGTTTCGATAAGTTCTTTGATGAAAACGTGCCAGATCGCGCATACAGTGATGAACAATATGATGGCCTTTACAATCTTGTGAATGGTCTCATGGAATTGCAGGGTGGTGACGATTATTACGATATGACAGCGGACGGTTTAATTCTGGATGATTCGGCGTTTACCAAAGTTGTTTCAAACTACAGCAACAGTTGGAATAGTAGTAATGGTGTTTTTTTCCCTTATCTAATACGGTACGCTGGATACCCTATATTGGCTTACAAATACCCAACAGAATACGTGTATTACATGATCACTAATGGGGTTGCGTTTCTTGTGTCTCTGACTATAATATTTTTGGTCATATGTGGGTTTATGAACGGAACATCTGTTACTCAAGTTCGTATTCTGGTCGTGTTGATGTGTATTCCAATCGGATGTATCGCCTTCGGTTATATGTCAATAATAGAAGCTATGGTACCTGACTTTTATACTCAAGCAGTTTGTGTATGTTGTACTCCAAATATTTCTTGGAGTCTGGTGCTTACTGGGAGTACTTTGGTTCTTCGTTTGGGCTGCATGGAAGATATATATTAa